A DNA window from Trichomycterus rosablanca isolate fTriRos1 chromosome 9, fTriRos1.hap1, whole genome shotgun sequence contains the following coding sequences:
- the si:dkey-174m14.3 gene encoding brain-enriched guanylate kinase-associated protein — translation MKKIYIGKTGLKSSRVGCKHQKKSSLQEQKEDLKKRLSFTTQKLEMLEGEFDSTRQYLETELRRAQEELDKFTDKLRRIQSGYSALQRINQDLEDKIHRTSQHHDDEKRALSHEIILLNTHLMEAKITIEKLKEDNEHYRKDCNLAAQILQCNQSQYRAQLAEMPADFLERLSLHMEDSSPVCRSPYSDPIPSSVMANVLEKPAEASRSPSPSPTRRELHEPLEHPGFLIGTPVVGEERLGLRGITKCDVYSSDTALYCPDERRRERRPSVDLHRFPQYNVSVGGASSSYSSFSGGGSEEKVAEPPYSTTTSPQHHRIYMEWRDDGDYEQKSDDSWEQESQSAFSTSHTFQNGGSPLYSGAMSCYSEPYEPLPPSTSPSVNYGDSRRGSALPQEEEEEEPEEEQGVLIGRWRRLSVEDVTAHSFCSTGRASPYSFSEQHFSVRPAKIRLGPLYSSFQEGSDAYRHQGAALLDPFSSTELRGTHLYATEDETQEVEQQVTRLEREYEDEDADVSPNSSNESLEMGPMETGAELQSFQPERISGSPQEPGSPAAQAPAQYQSFTSLGLTRKDSLTKAQLYGTLLN, via the exons ctctcTGCAGGAGCAGAAGGAGGATCTGAAGAAGCGTTTATCCTTCACCACGCAGAAGCTGGAGATGCTGGAGGGCGAGTTTGACTCCACTCGTCAATATCTGGAGACCGAACTGCGCCGGGCTCAGGAAGAACTCGACAAGTTCACCGACAAACTCaggag AATCCAAAGTGGTTATTCAGCGTTACAGAGAATCAATCAGGATCTGGAGGATAAAATCCACCGGACG tcgcAGCATCATGACGATGAGAAGCGAGCACTCAGTCATGAGATCATCTTATTAAACACTCACCTGATGGAGGCCAAGATCACGATTGAAAAGCTCAAAGAGGATAAC GAACATTACAGGAAGGACTGTAACCTGGCCGCTCAGATCCTGCAGTGTAATCAGTCTCAGTACAGAGCTCAGCTAGCAGAG ATGCCTGCGGATTTCCTCGAGCGTCTAAGTCTGCACATGGAGGATTCCTCACCAGTCTGTCGGTCGCCATACTCTGACCCCATTCCTTCCTCAGTAATGGCTAATGTTTTGGAAAAACCGGCGGAGGCGTCGCGTTCTCCGAGTCCAAGTCCGACTCGTCGTGAGCTGCACGAGCCACTCGAGCACCCAGGCTTTCTTATCGGCACGCCGGTGGTCGGGGAGGAGCGCCTGGGTCTACGTGGAATTACTAAGTGCGATGTGTACAGCAGCGACACCGCCCTGTATTGCCCAGACGAGCGGCGGAGAGAGCGCAGACCTAGCGTCGACCTGCACCGTTTTCCACAGTACAACGTCTCCGTAGGCGGGGCTTCCAGCTCCTACTCAAGTTTCAGCGGTGGAGGGTCTGAGGAGAAGGTAGCTGAACCTCCTTATAGCACCACCACGTCACCCCAGCACCACAGAATCTACATGGAGTGGCGAGACGATGGCGACTATGAGCAGAAAAGTGACGATTCCTGGGAGCAAGAAAGTCAGAGTGCGTTTAGTACGTCGCATACTTTCCAAAATGGTGGTTCTCCTTTATACAGCGGTGCCATGTCCTGCTACAGCGAGCCTTACGAGCCACTCCCGCCATCCACCTCGCCCAGCGTGAACTACGGCGACAGTCGACGTGGCAGCGCATTGCCACaggaagaagaggaggaggaaccTGAGGAGGAGCAGGGGGTTCTGATTGGTCGATGGAGACGTCTGAGCGTGGAGGATGTCACCGCTCATTCGTTCTGTAGCACCGGACGTGCTTCACCCTACAGCTTTTCCGAGCAGCACTTCTCCGTCCGCCCTGCCAAGATTCGTCTAGGGCCGCTGTACAGCAGCTTCCAGGAAGGTAGTGATGCATACAGGCACCAGGGTGCTGCTCTCCTGGACCCATTCTCCAGCACCGAACTCCGGGGGACACATCTGTACGCCACGGAGGATGAAACTCAGGAGGTGGAGCAGCAGGTCACGAGACTGGAGAGAGAATATGAGGACGAGGACGCAGACGTGAGTCCCAACAGCTCCAACGAGTCACTGGAAATGGGACCCATGGAAACTGGTGCCGAGCTGCAGTCATTTCAGCCTGAGCGGATCAGCGGCTCTCCTCAGGAACCGGGTTCTCCTGCAGCTCAAGCCCCGGCACAATACCAATCGTTTACAAGTCTCGGCCTGACCAGGAAGGACAGCCTGACTAAAGCTCAGCTCTACGGAACTCTGCTCAACTGA